GAAAATTAAATGAAATTGCCGGAAATCATGGCATCGGACGCATTGACATGATTGAAAACCGTTTAGTCGGCATTAAATCACGAGAAATTTACGAATCTCCGGCGATGATTGTGTTAATTAATGCCCACCGAGATTTAGAAAGTTTAACGTTAACCGCCGATGTGACTCGGTATAAACGGGGCATTGAAGAAACCTATAGTCAGTTAGTTTATAATGGCCTGTGGTATAGTCCGTTAAAAGCAGCTTTAGATGCCTTTATCCAACAAACTCAAGCCCGAGTTTCTGGTACAGTTCGGGTGAAATTGTTCAAAGGAAATGCAACTGTTGTGGGTCGCAAATCTGAAAATTCTCTCTATAGTCACGACTTAGCAACCTATGGTTCTGAGGATGTTTTTGATCACAAAGCAGCCGAAGGTTTCATTTATGTTTGGGGTTTACCGACTCGCGTTTGGTCGGAAAAAATGAGAGGTTAAATTCATCAGAGGGTGAGTCCTTGCTCACCCTACGAGCCAATCAAAATATAATATGTCCCTGGTCTTCATATCGTTCAAACATTACCATATCAACAATCTCGCTAAATTTCTATAAAAGGTGTCTAGGATGATTACTCTCAGTATAATATTCCCAGGGAAGGAGAAAGGCGATTATTTTAATCTAAATCAAAGGATTTAAGAGACTTAACCCCAAACCCAATCCATACTTACGATTTTATATCAATGAGGGAACATGGCAAAAATTAATGGTGTGATGATGCAATATTTCCATTGGTATCTCCCGGCTGATGGAACCTTGTGGGATAAAACAAAAATTAACGCCCAAGAGTTAGCGGATGCAGGAATTACGGCTTTATGGTTACCCCCGGCTTACAAAGGCGCAAGTGGTGGAATGGATGTGGGATATGCCGTTTATGATATTTATGATTTGGGAGAATTTGATCAAAAAGGGTCAATTAGAACGAAATATGGCACTCGTCAAGAATATTTAGATGCGATAAACAGCTTACATCAAGCAGGAATTGAAGTTTATGCTGATACGGTATTAAATCACAGAATCGGGGCAGATGGAACAGAAGTGGCAAAAGCAACTCCTTTTCCTCAATATGATCGGAAAAATCCAAAAGGAGATTTACGAGATATTAAAGCTTATACTATCTTTAACTTTCCAGGTCGCCAAGGAAAATATTCTAAATTTGAGTGGCATTGGTGGCATTTTGATGCTGTTGATTATGATGAATTTACCAAAGAATCAGGAACCGTTTATTTATTTGAAGGCAAAATTTTTGATGATTATGTTGCCTTGGAAAATGGCAATTTTGCTTATCTAATGGGAGCAGATTTAGATTTCCAATATGAAGAAGTCAGAACTGAAATTATCAACTGGGGGAAATGGTATCTCGACACAACAGATGTGGATGGATTTCGCTTAGATGCTATTAAACATATTTCCGCTTGGTTTTTCCCAGAATGGTTGGATGCCATGGAAAAATATGCAGGTCGGGAACTTTTTACCGTTGGAGAATATTGGGCGCCTGATACTGGCATCTTGAATTGGTATTTAGACACTGTTGGTCAACGAATGTCGGTGTTTGATGTTGCCCTTCATTATAATTTTCATTATGCTAGTA
This is a stretch of genomic DNA from Planktothrix tepida PCC 9214. It encodes these proteins:
- a CDS encoding alpha-amylase, whose amino-acid sequence is MAKINGVMMQYFHWYLPADGTLWDKTKINAQELADAGITALWLPPAYKGASGGMDVGYAVYDIYDLGEFDQKGSIRTKYGTRQEYLDAINSLHQAGIEVYADTVLNHRIGADGTEVAKATPFPQYDRKNPKGDLRDIKAYTIFNFPGRQGKYSKFEWHWWHFDAVDYDEFTKESGTVYLFEGKIFDDYVALENGNFAYLMGADLDFQYEEVRTEIINWGKWYLDTTDVDGFRLDAIKHISAWFFPEWLDAMEKYAGRELFTVGEYWAPDTGILNWYLDTVGQRMSVFDVALHYNFHYASKAGGYYDMRTILDGTLIKGSAMNAVTFVENHDSQPLQALESVVEPWFKPLAYAIILLRQEGYPCIFYADYYGAEYEDKGRDSNTYKIVLPSHKEFIDQCLYARQNFCYGSQYDYFDHPDIIGWTRLGDEQHPKAMAVILSDGPEGIKPMEVGKPNTKFYDLTGNIQAPIETNDSGWGEFSCKGGSVSIWVQK